One window of Verrucomicrobiia bacterium genomic DNA carries:
- a CDS encoding sigma-70 family RNA polymerase sigma factor yields the protein MPSMPPDLDHPGVAAADPMPRLRQTLRAFIGSRVRDSSLADDLAQETLLRVETRLQTLRRRDRLEAWVLQIARNTIADHFRKSREIEEFEETAHGPWLAVADPTPSAEDEALNLELRSYVRSVVDRLPPLYREAIQSIELEGLSQVELARRLGLSVSAAKSRVQRGRAMLRKEMERCCHWETDRYGKVLGVEPRGACACQNSDPVGCDEKSASISAPVRPLV from the coding sequence ATGCCCTCCATGCCACCGGACCTCGATCACCCTGGCGTCGCAGCCGCCGATCCGATGCCGCGGCTGCGCCAGACTCTCCGGGCGTTCATCGGCTCCAGAGTCCGGGATTCGTCGCTGGCCGACGATCTTGCCCAGGAGACGCTTCTGCGGGTCGAGACGCGCCTCCAGACCTTGCGACGCCGGGATCGACTTGAGGCGTGGGTCCTGCAGATCGCTCGAAACACCATCGCCGATCACTTCCGAAAGAGCCGGGAGATCGAGGAGTTCGAAGAGACGGCGCATGGACCTTGGCTCGCTGTCGCGGACCCGACGCCGTCCGCAGAGGACGAAGCCCTCAATTTGGAGTTGCGAAGCTATGTCCGGTCGGTCGTGGACCGTCTGCCGCCCCTCTATCGCGAGGCCATTCAGTCGATCGAATTGGAGGGTTTGTCCCAGGTGGAACTGGCCCGCCGTCTCGGGCTCTCCGTTTCGGCCGCGAAGTCCAGGGTTCAGCGGGGGCGGGCCATGCTGCGGAAGGAAATGGAACGATGCTGCCACTGGGAAACGGACCGCTACGGCAAGGTCCTGGGGGTCGAACCGCGAGGCGCATGCGCGTGCCAGAACTCCGACCCCGTCGGCTGCGACGAAAAGTCTGCGTCCATTTCCGCGCCGGTCCGTCCTCTCGTGTGA
- the arsB gene encoding ACR3 family arsenite efflux transporter: MAQGSPTTRPRRKRLAFFERYLTLWVFLCMIVGVLLGKLAPGWTASLSRMEFGQGSQVNVPIAILIWLMIYPMMLKVDFGSIGGIARRPKGLLVTLFVNWLIKPFSMAFLAWVFIQTLFAQWIDAETARHYTAGLIILAAAPCTAMVFVWSYLTDGDPAYTLVQVAVNDIIMLVAFAPIVMFLCGVAQVVVPSNVLITSVVVFIVIPLAAGWITRSALLKSHGAEWFEKSFLPRFQPVTIVALLATLVLIFAFQAENLTTQWFAVLLLAVPILLQVYFNSGLTYLLMRWFKVPHNVASPGALIGASNFFELAVAVAITIFGPGSPAALATVVGVLVEVPVMLSVCRMCNDSRRWYNRAVPA; the protein is encoded by the coding sequence ATGGCCCAGGGCTCCCCGACCACCCGACCGCGGCGCAAACGCCTCGCCTTCTTCGAGCGCTACCTGACGCTGTGGGTGTTCCTCTGCATGATCGTCGGGGTTCTGCTGGGCAAACTGGCTCCCGGATGGACCGCCAGCCTCAGTCGGATGGAGTTCGGCCAGGGTTCGCAGGTCAATGTCCCCATCGCGATCCTGATCTGGCTGATGATCTACCCGATGATGCTCAAGGTGGACTTTGGCTCCATTGGCGGCATCGCCCGCCGGCCGAAGGGACTCCTGGTCACCCTGTTCGTGAACTGGCTAATCAAGCCGTTCAGCATGGCGTTCCTGGCCTGGGTGTTCATCCAGACCCTGTTCGCCCAGTGGATCGATGCGGAAACCGCGCGCCACTACACCGCCGGCCTGATCATCCTCGCTGCGGCACCCTGCACGGCGATGGTCTTCGTGTGGAGTTACCTCACCGATGGGGATCCCGCCTACACGCTGGTCCAGGTGGCGGTCAACGACATCATCATGCTGGTGGCGTTCGCGCCCATTGTGATGTTTCTGTGCGGGGTTGCGCAGGTCGTCGTGCCGTCGAATGTGCTCATCACCTCGGTCGTGGTGTTCATTGTCATCCCGCTGGCCGCCGGCTGGATCACCCGCAGCGCGCTCTTGAAGTCCCACGGGGCGGAGTGGTTCGAGAAGTCCTTCCTGCCGCGCTTTCAACCGGTAACCATCGTCGCCCTCCTGGCCACGCTGGTGCTCATCTTCGCCTTCCAGGCCGAGAACCTGACCACCCAATGGTTCGCGGTGCTGCTTCTCGCGGTTCCGATCCTGCTCCAGGTGTACTTCAACTCGGGCCTGACCTACCTGCTCATGCGTTGGTTCAAAGTGCCCCACAACGTGGCCTCTCCGGGGGCCCTGATCGGGGCCAGCAACTTCTTCGAACTTGCGGTGGCTGTCGCCATCACGATCTTCGGACCCGGATCCCCAGCGGCCCTGGCGACCGTCGTGGGCGTCCTTGTGGAGGTGCCGGTGATGTTGTCGGTGTGCCGCATGTGCAACGACTCCCGCCGTTGGTACAACCGGGCCGTGCCCGCCTGA